Proteins from one Cryptomeria japonica chromosome 4, Sugi_1.0, whole genome shotgun sequence genomic window:
- the LOC131875192 gene encoding uncharacterized protein LOC131875192 yields MERLNTRWSALPPLWLKLNFDGAAHSEVAAGGGIIRDSLGNLILAYVGNFGSTSSNMAKALELFWGLKLVLNINAKRLIIEGDSSLIIEVAKGVSRISWMISNILKDIWSMIIWLEEFQIQHIYKEGNLVGNSLAVASLEMKGMRCWRHLDSLSNKQKSLIDRD; encoded by the coding sequence ATGGAGAGGCTAAACACTAGATGGTCAGCCCTGCCCCCCTTGTGGctcaaacttaactttgatggcgCTGCTCACAGTGAAGTTGCGGCGGGAGGTGGAATTATAAGGGATAGCTTGGGCAACCTGATTCTGGCCTATGTGGGTAATTTTGGCTCTACCTCGAGTAACATGGCTAAAGCCCTAGAGCTCTTCTGGGGGCTTAAATTGGTTCTCAATATTAATGCTAAAAGActgatcattgaaggggattctagcCTAATTATTGAGGTGGCTAAAGGTGTTTCAAGGATTAGCTGGATGATTAGCAACATACTCAAGGACATATGGTCTATGATAATTTGGCttgaggaatttcaaattcaacaCATTTATAAAGAGGGAAATTTGGTGGGGAACTCTCTAGCTGTGGCGAGCCTTGAGATGAAAGGTATGAGGTGCTGGAGACACCTGGATTCACTTTCTAACAAACAGAAATCCCTCATCGATAGAGACTAA